Proteins found in one Saccharopolyspora phatthalungensis genomic segment:
- a CDS encoding NAD(P)/FAD-dependent oxidoreductase: MGRNRVVIVGGGFAGYHAAKLLSRQMLPEEAEIVLVNPTDYFLYLPLLPEVAAGILDPRAISISLPATLPRAHLVLGEVTAIDSDRQELVYVDPENNTRELGFDRLVLAAGSVNKLLPIPGLASHGHGFRGIPEALYFRDHVTRQVELAGATDDQDERDARCTFVVVGAGYTGTEVAAQGPGFTRILAERHPELGEQPMRWMLLDIAPRVLPSLDRRLSRTADRVLRERGVEVCTKTSIDEATEDGVTLSTGRFVPTRSLIWCVGVRPDPLVDSLGLRTEQGRLAVDETLQVPGKPHVFACGDAAAVPDRSRPGQLTPMTAQHAVRQGKLAAHNVAASLRHGRLSRYRHHDLGFLVDLGAGKAAANPLHISLSGLLAKVVTRGYHLFAMPANRVRTALDWALEALMTRQTVQLGLVRSGAVPLDTASPEVPHMRTDGRRSEDRSPARTPIAERS; encoded by the coding sequence ATGGGACGAAACCGAGTGGTGATCGTCGGCGGCGGATTCGCCGGCTATCACGCAGCGAAGCTCCTGTCGAGGCAAATGCTCCCGGAGGAAGCCGAAATCGTCCTGGTCAACCCCACGGACTACTTCCTGTACCTGCCGCTGCTGCCGGAGGTCGCCGCCGGGATACTGGACCCCCGCGCGATCTCGATCTCGCTGCCGGCGACTCTGCCGAGGGCCCACTTGGTGCTCGGCGAGGTCACCGCGATCGACTCGGACCGTCAGGAGCTGGTCTACGTCGACCCGGAGAACAACACCCGGGAACTGGGTTTCGACCGGCTCGTGCTGGCGGCGGGCAGCGTCAACAAGTTGCTTCCCATCCCGGGACTGGCCAGCCACGGGCACGGATTCCGCGGCATACCCGAGGCGCTGTACTTCCGCGACCACGTGACCCGCCAGGTGGAGCTCGCCGGGGCGACCGATGACCAGGACGAACGCGACGCGCGCTGCACCTTCGTCGTGGTCGGCGCGGGTTACACCGGCACCGAGGTCGCCGCGCAAGGACCCGGGTTCACCCGCATACTCGCCGAGCGCCACCCGGAGCTGGGTGAGCAGCCAATGCGCTGGATGCTGCTGGACATCGCGCCCCGCGTGCTGCCCAGCCTCGATCGGCGGCTGTCCCGTACGGCAGACCGGGTCCTGCGGGAGCGCGGTGTCGAAGTCTGCACCAAGACGTCGATCGACGAAGCGACGGAGGACGGCGTCACCCTGAGCACCGGGCGGTTCGTGCCCACCCGCTCGCTGATCTGGTGCGTAGGTGTGCGACCCGATCCGCTCGTCGACTCCCTAGGTCTGCGCACGGAGCAGGGCAGGCTGGCCGTCGACGAGACGCTCCAGGTCCCCGGCAAACCGCACGTGTTCGCGTGCGGGGACGCAGCCGCCGTCCCCGATCGCAGCCGTCCCGGGCAGCTCACGCCGATGACCGCACAGCACGCCGTCCGGCAGGGCAAGCTCGCCGCACACAACGTCGCCGCGTCGCTGCGGCACGGCCGGCTGTCCCGATACCGGCACCACGATCTCGGGTTCCTCGTCGACCTCGGTGCGGGCAAGGCGGCGGCCAACCCCTTGCACATTTCGCTGTCGGGTCTGCTCGCCAAGGTCGTCACCCGCGGGTATCACCTGTTCGCGATGCCTGCCAACCGGGTGCGAACCGCGCTCGATTGGGCGTTGGAAGCGCTCATGACCCGGCAAACCGTGCAGCTCGGCCTCGTCCGATCCGGCGCCGTGCCGCTGGACACGGCATCTCCCGAAGTCCCGCACATGCGCACGGACGGGCGCCGGAGCGAGGACCGTTCGCCCGCTCGCACGCCTATCGCCGAAAGGAGCTGA
- a CDS encoding gas vesicle protein K, giving the protein MSEQPEHRRIDRSGRLQHRIETDADSVQRDLVRLVLTIVELLRQLMERQALRRVDQGTLGDDQVEELGLALMKLEEAMTELRDRFGFSPDDLNLDLGPLGPLLPRDR; this is encoded by the coding sequence ATGAGTGAACAGCCGGAGCACCGCCGGATCGACAGATCGGGGAGACTGCAACATCGGATCGAGACCGATGCCGATTCGGTGCAACGCGATCTGGTCCGGCTCGTGCTGACCATCGTCGAGCTGCTGCGCCAGCTCATGGAACGTCAGGCGCTGCGCCGAGTCGACCAAGGCACGCTCGGCGACGACCAGGTCGAGGAACTGGGACTTGCCCTGATGAAGCTCGAAGAGGCGATGACCGAACTGCGCGATCGGTTCGGGTTTTCGCCCGACGATCTCAACCTCGACCTCGGCCCGCTCGGCCCGCTGCTGCCTCGCGATCGATGA
- a CDS encoding gas vesicle protein: MTAGYDVSPRSVRDTREIALVDLLDRLLAGGVVLTGDVTISLAGVDLVRVSLRAIITSIQESTADVDSWERGGDE; this comes from the coding sequence ATGACCGCAGGATACGACGTGAGCCCGCGAAGCGTTCGGGATACGCGTGAAATCGCGCTCGTCGACTTGCTGGACCGGTTGTTGGCCGGGGGCGTGGTGCTCACCGGGGATGTGACCATCTCGCTGGCCGGAGTGGACCTGGTGCGGGTGTCGTTGCGTGCGATCATCACATCGATCCAGGAGAGCACGGCGGACGTCGACTCTTGGGAGCGGGGCGGCGATGAGTGA
- a CDS encoding GvpL/GvpF family gas vesicle protein, giving the protein MAETLSYVYAISRADADLRPEVAGIAGAEVRLVTSGALAALVSTVPADEFDELGLRKNLEDMRWLETTVREHNRVVDTAAADSTVAPLALATVYYNDARVQTALAEQEPAFLDVLELMTGRTEWGVKAYADLSKSAAQPAESEADTAERPGKAYLGKIRERREGQAEAEQEALEQAGEIHDALSELAQASRLHPPQNRELAAYRGLMVLNGAYLVDDERSAEFASAVDNIARTSPLRTELTGPWAPYSFAVVATERT; this is encoded by the coding sequence GTGGCTGAGACGCTGTCCTATGTGTACGCGATCTCGCGGGCGGACGCCGACCTGCGGCCGGAGGTGGCGGGGATCGCCGGTGCGGAGGTTCGACTGGTGACCTCTGGTGCGCTCGCGGCGCTGGTCAGCACGGTGCCGGCGGACGAATTCGACGAACTCGGACTCCGGAAGAACCTGGAAGACATGCGGTGGTTGGAAACAACGGTGCGCGAGCACAATCGCGTCGTCGATACGGCAGCCGCCGACTCGACCGTCGCGCCACTGGCGTTGGCCACGGTCTACTACAACGACGCCCGCGTTCAGACCGCTTTGGCCGAGCAAGAGCCCGCGTTCCTCGATGTCCTGGAGCTGATGACTGGCCGCACCGAGTGGGGAGTCAAGGCATACGCCGACCTCAGCAAGAGCGCAGCGCAACCCGCTGAATCGGAGGCCGACACGGCCGAGCGCCCCGGGAAGGCTTACCTCGGCAAGATCCGGGAACGACGGGAAGGACAGGCCGAGGCGGAGCAAGAAGCGTTGGAACAGGCAGGCGAGATCCACGATGCACTGAGCGAGCTCGCCCAGGCGAGCCGACTGCACCCGCCGCAGAATCGCGAGCTCGCGGCCTACCGCGGCTTGATGGTGCTCAACGGTGCCTATCTGGTGGACGACGAGCGATCCGCGGAATTCGCCTCCGCAGTGGACAACATCGCGAGGACAAGCCCGCTGCGGACCGAGCTGACCGGCCCGTGGGCCCCGTACTCGTTCGCCGTGGTGGCTACGGAGCGAACGTGA
- a CDS encoding gas vesicle protein has protein sequence MTEHDAEGRPMTSAAAGGGGARAPVWYGQRAAAPARQESANLADILERVLDKGIVIAGDIQVNLLDIELLTIKLRLVVASVERAREMGIDWWEHDPTLSSGHRDLVEENRQLRSQVRELESEREPSRGAIEQSNEEQRARRSTPSRSAEERDRG, from the coding sequence ATGACCGAGCACGACGCCGAGGGGCGCCCGATGACCTCCGCAGCGGCCGGAGGCGGTGGCGCGCGCGCACCGGTCTGGTATGGACAACGCGCGGCGGCCCCGGCCAGACAGGAGTCCGCCAACCTCGCCGACATCCTTGAGCGCGTCCTGGACAAGGGAATCGTCATCGCAGGCGATATCCAGGTGAACTTGCTCGACATCGAACTGCTCACCATCAAACTCCGGCTCGTGGTCGCCTCCGTCGAGCGCGCCCGCGAGATGGGGATCGATTGGTGGGAACACGACCCCACCTTGTCGTCGGGACACCGCGACCTGGTCGAAGAGAACCGACAGCTGCGATCGCAGGTCCGCGAGCTCGAATCCGAACGCGAACCGTCTCGGGGCGCGATAGAGCAAAGCAACGAAGAACAACGCGCTCGTCGAAGCACGCCAAGTCGTTCCGCCGAGGAGCGGGATCGTGGCTGA
- a CDS encoding gas vesicle protein GvpO, with amino-acid sequence MATARSDDARDREPSAQRPRRIRPQQTGSGPAGTAGGRVEKDRKPQRARPEPDSDADGRARQERERSLSATQAAQLAVRQVHELTGKEPETVTSIERVGAGWLVGIEVVESHRVPDTTDILAVYEAELDQDGDLLSYRRVDRYSRGRGDER; translated from the coding sequence GTGGCAACCGCGCGCAGCGACGATGCCAGGGACCGCGAGCCTTCGGCGCAGCGGCCCCGCAGAATCCGGCCGCAGCAAACGGGATCGGGTCCCGCGGGCACCGCCGGTGGCCGAGTGGAGAAGGACCGCAAGCCGCAGCGAGCGCGACCGGAACCGGACAGCGATGCGGACGGGCGAGCCAGGCAGGAAAGGGAGCGGTCGCTCAGTGCGACCCAGGCCGCCCAGTTGGCCGTTCGCCAGGTGCACGAACTGACGGGAAAGGAGCCGGAGACCGTCACCTCCATCGAGCGCGTGGGTGCCGGCTGGCTCGTGGGCATCGAGGTGGTCGAGAGCCATCGGGTCCCGGACACCACGGACATCCTGGCCGTGTACGAGGCGGAGTTGGACCAGGACGGCGACCTCCTTTCCTACCGCCGGGTCGACCGCTATTCCAGGGGGCGAGGCGACGAACGATGA
- a CDS encoding gas vesicle protein GvpG, with amino-acid sequence MGLLSGLFTLPLAPVRSAVWIAEQIKRQAEGQYYDPALIQRQIADVDDAHAAGELTDQQRDELHEDLLARLFEAQRRRQAGEM; translated from the coding sequence ATGGGTCTTCTCTCTGGGCTGTTCACGCTCCCGCTGGCACCGGTCCGAAGTGCCGTATGGATCGCCGAGCAGATAAAGCGGCAGGCGGAGGGGCAATACTACGACCCCGCGCTCATCCAGCGACAGATCGCCGACGTCGATGACGCGCATGCGGCCGGCGAGTTGACCGATCAGCAGCGCGACGAACTGCACGAGGACTTGCTGGCCCGACTGTTCGAAGCGCAGCGCCGACGCCAAGCAGGGGAGATGTGA
- a CDS encoding GvpL/GvpF family gas vesicle protein — MTTRAEKDNDVQAGRSGPVDHGVYVYGILNQRQRLPEELPSVGDQEAAVKLVSHGELSALVSEVELVRPLGIREDLLAHERVLDTLAADTAVIPMRFGAVVSSVDAVVDELLAPHHDHFEAMLSELAGSVQYTIRGRYADSAHIREVVAEEPAVQELRETLRGVPEEAGYAERLRLGELVNQAVVRKREADTEELITSVSSTVLATNPHQVPAEDDAVDVAFLVDRDQVPQFEQAVDELGERWDRRINLRLIGPLAPYDFLPEV; from the coding sequence ATGACCACGCGTGCGGAAAAGGACAACGACGTCCAAGCTGGACGGTCGGGTCCGGTCGATCACGGTGTGTACGTCTACGGGATCCTCAACCAGAGGCAGCGGCTGCCGGAAGAACTGCCTTCGGTCGGGGACCAGGAGGCTGCGGTGAAGCTGGTGTCGCACGGCGAGCTCTCCGCATTGGTCAGCGAGGTCGAGCTCGTTCGTCCGCTCGGTATCCGTGAGGACTTGCTCGCGCATGAGCGTGTGCTCGACACGTTGGCAGCCGATACGGCCGTGATTCCGATGCGCTTCGGCGCCGTCGTGAGCAGCGTCGATGCGGTCGTGGACGAGCTTTTGGCGCCGCACCACGACCATTTCGAGGCGATGCTGTCCGAACTCGCGGGGTCGGTGCAGTACACCATTCGGGGCCGCTACGCCGATAGCGCGCACATTCGTGAGGTCGTGGCCGAGGAGCCGGCGGTCCAGGAACTGCGCGAAACGCTGCGCGGCGTGCCTGAGGAAGCGGGCTACGCCGAACGCCTGAGGCTGGGTGAGCTGGTCAACCAGGCGGTGGTGAGAAAGCGCGAAGCGGACACCGAAGAGCTGATCACGTCGGTCTCATCCACGGTCCTGGCGACCAATCCACATCAGGTCCCCGCCGAGGACGATGCGGTGGACGTCGCCTTCCTCGTTGATCGGGACCAGGTGCCGCAATTCGAGCAAGCAGTGGACGAGCTGGGGGAGCGGTGGGACCGGCGGATCAACCTGCGCTTGATCGGTCCGCTCGCGCCCTACGATTTCCTGCCGGAGGTCTGA
- the gvpJ gene encoding gas vesicle protein GvpJ has protein sequence MTVASTQGGGGGSPVQRGSASSLADVVELILDKGLVIDAFVRVSLVGIELLTVDARVVVASVDTYLRFAEATNRLDLDQKGGKDLPELMEGMSKSAVEGKTKGVIDAAKDKFDEFRGAGEEKREKQPVRRRPPRRESDGRGRE, from the coding sequence ATGACGGTGGCGAGCACGCAAGGCGGCGGTGGTGGCTCCCCCGTGCAGCGGGGGTCGGCGAGCAGCCTCGCGGATGTTGTCGAGCTCATTCTGGACAAGGGTTTGGTCATCGATGCGTTCGTGCGAGTTTCGCTCGTGGGGATCGAGTTGCTGACGGTCGATGCGCGCGTCGTCGTCGCCAGCGTGGACACGTATCTGCGGTTCGCCGAGGCCACCAACAGGCTCGACTTGGACCAGAAGGGCGGCAAGGACCTCCCGGAACTAATGGAGGGCATGTCGAAAAGCGCCGTCGAAGGCAAGACCAAAGGGGTGATCGACGCCGCCAAGGACAAGTTCGACGAGTTTCGCGGTGCGGGCGAAGAGAAGCGCGAGAAGCAACCCGTTCGCCGTCGTCCACCGCGCCGGGAATCGGATGGTCGGGGGCGTGAATGA
- a CDS encoding SRPBCC family protein: MKAGFQDLLTAVGERAAGYVSDKVEDMTQRLTASAANGGAGLMAAVTGGKELAAGGSPVKSALKAGLTGMTVKAKEAIGLGGGGGAKGGKKGKAKVVNIIEHNDVGLPLRVVYDQWTRFEDYPSMTKKVLSVDQEADEKVNWQAQIFLSKRSWEASIIEQVPDDRIIWTSKAAKGSVDGSVTFHELAPDMTRILLVIEYYPQGFFEKTANLWRAQGRRVRADFKYIKRHMMTQTILEPDQVEGWRGEIRDREVVRTHEEAMREEEEEGGLREAPAEEEEYEGERGEAEEEEEYDEEYGDEEDYGEEDEAGRAEDYPESDEEYEEADDHGDEDEGYAERDGEDYEEDEGRGDEEESSRSRRESVTSSRRR, from the coding sequence TTGAAGGCCGGCTTCCAGGATCTGCTGACCGCCGTTGGGGAACGGGCAGCGGGTTACGTCAGCGACAAAGTCGAAGATATGACCCAACGACTGACGGCGTCGGCAGCCAATGGCGGGGCCGGCCTGATGGCAGCAGTGACGGGGGGCAAGGAATTGGCCGCGGGAGGCTCGCCGGTCAAGTCGGCGTTGAAGGCAGGTTTGACCGGCATGACGGTAAAGGCCAAGGAGGCAATAGGGCTGGGCGGAGGCGGCGGAGCCAAAGGGGGGAAGAAGGGCAAGGCCAAGGTCGTCAACATCATCGAGCACAACGATGTGGGACTGCCGCTTCGGGTCGTGTACGACCAGTGGACCAGGTTCGAGGATTATCCGAGCATGACGAAGAAAGTCCTCAGCGTGGACCAGGAGGCCGACGAGAAGGTCAATTGGCAGGCGCAGATCTTCCTGTCGAAGCGGAGCTGGGAAGCCTCGATCATCGAACAGGTTCCGGATGACCGCATCATCTGGACTTCGAAGGCCGCGAAAGGATCGGTGGACGGTTCGGTCACGTTCCACGAACTCGCGCCGGACATGACGAGAATCCTGCTCGTCATCGAATACTACCCCCAGGGCTTCTTCGAGAAGACCGCCAACTTGTGGCGGGCGCAGGGACGCCGGGTTCGTGCGGACTTCAAGTACATCAAGCGGCACATGATGACGCAGACGATCTTGGAACCGGACCAGGTCGAAGGCTGGCGTGGCGAGATCCGCGACCGGGAGGTCGTCAGGACGCACGAGGAAGCCATGCGCGAGGAGGAAGAGGAAGGCGGCCTCCGCGAAGCCCCTGCCGAAGAGGAGGAATACGAGGGCGAGCGCGGGGAAGCCGAAGAGGAAGAAGAGTACGACGAAGAATACGGCGACGAGGAGGATTACGGCGAGGAAGACGAGGCCGGGCGGGCCGAAGATTACCCCGAATCCGACGAAGAGTACGAGGAAGCGGACGACCACGGCGACGAAGACGAGGGCTATGCGGAACGTGACGGCGAGGACTACGAGGAAGACGAGGGCCGTGGCGACGAGGAAGAGAGCAGCCGGAGTCGCCGTGAATCCGTGACATCCAGTCGGAGAAGGTGA
- a CDS encoding FAD-dependent oxidoreductase — protein MTTHSHTARNSPWTQAQRPEYPVLRGRRSFDVAVIGGGITGLTTALLLKRQGARVAVVEADRVASGATGNNTAKATALQSTMYTTIREHRSRDAAQVYAAASTAAVEKIAELATEESIACGLGRQPAYTYAVDDAGMRAVETEAEAAREAGLPVLADETPDLPFPVMGALRLDGQIEFDPVRYALGLAELVHGDESAIFEQSRALRLTDGSPCRINTAFGSLTADQVVVATHSPVLDRGLHFARLKVERSYCIAARLRGVPPRGLSINAGRPVRSLRSHGSELIVCGEGHPTGARGIAAAQYGRLEEFARTHWDVEEITHRWSAQDPTSYDHFPMVGAAVPFSSRLFVATGFMKWGLTGGTFAAMVLTDLLDSRDNPWAASLSPNRFSPASWWELAQINFGAGVDFVSDRLTTGNHIATKDVVPGVARVIRHGTDFTGVYRDEDGLLHCVSLRCTHLGCLLRFNGAERSWDCPCHGSRFDVDGAVLEGPAVQPLEVKTPPESEH, from the coding sequence ATGACCACGCACAGCCACACGGCGCGGAATTCGCCGTGGACACAGGCTCAGCGGCCGGAATACCCCGTACTGCGCGGTCGGCGGTCTTTCGACGTCGCCGTCATCGGCGGCGGGATCACGGGGCTGACCACGGCTCTGCTGCTGAAACGGCAAGGTGCCCGGGTCGCGGTGGTGGAAGCCGACCGGGTCGCCTCGGGGGCGACCGGCAACAACACGGCGAAGGCCACCGCGTTGCAATCGACCATGTACACCACGATCCGCGAGCACCGCAGCAGGGATGCGGCGCAGGTGTACGCGGCGGCAAGCACCGCCGCGGTGGAGAAGATCGCGGAACTGGCCACTGAGGAGTCCATCGCCTGCGGGTTAGGGCGGCAGCCCGCGTACACCTATGCCGTGGACGATGCCGGGATGCGTGCCGTGGAGACCGAGGCCGAGGCGGCCAGGGAAGCGGGGCTTCCGGTCCTGGCGGACGAGACTCCGGATCTCCCGTTCCCGGTCATGGGCGCGCTGCGGCTGGACGGCCAGATCGAATTCGACCCGGTACGCTACGCGCTGGGTTTGGCGGAACTCGTGCACGGTGACGAGTCCGCGATCTTCGAGCAGAGCAGGGCGTTGCGGCTGACCGACGGTTCGCCATGCCGGATCAATACGGCCTTCGGGTCGCTCACGGCCGATCAGGTGGTCGTCGCGACCCACTCCCCGGTTTTGGACAGGGGACTGCACTTCGCGCGGTTGAAAGTCGAACGGTCCTATTGCATCGCCGCGCGGTTGCGCGGAGTTCCCCCACGGGGACTGTCGATCAACGCCGGGAGGCCGGTTCGGTCGCTGCGCTCCCACGGCAGTGAGCTGATCGTCTGCGGCGAGGGACACCCCACCGGTGCACGCGGAATCGCCGCCGCACAATACGGGCGTCTGGAGGAGTTCGCCCGAACCCATTGGGATGTCGAAGAAATCACCCACCGCTGGTCGGCGCAGGACCCCACCTCGTACGACCACTTCCCGATGGTGGGCGCCGCCGTCCCGTTCTCCTCCCGGCTCTTCGTGGCCACCGGGTTCATGAAGTGGGGGCTGACCGGCGGGACCTTCGCCGCGATGGTGCTGACGGACCTCCTCGACTCACGGGACAACCCGTGGGCGGCTTCGCTTTCGCCGAACCGGTTCTCGCCTGCTTCGTGGTGGGAGCTGGCCCAGATCAACTTCGGCGCGGGTGTGGACTTCGTCAGCGATCGGCTGACGACGGGAAACCACATCGCGACCAAGGACGTGGTTCCGGGCGTGGCGCGGGTGATTCGTCATGGGACCGATTTCACCGGCGTCTACCGCGACGAGGACGGCTTGCTGCACTGCGTCTCGCTGCGCTGCACCCATCTTGGTTGCCTGCTGCGCTTCAACGGTGCCGAACGGAGTTGGGACTGCCCCTGCCACGGTTCCCGGTTCGATGTCGACGGCGCCGTCCTGGAGGGCCCGGCCGTGCAGCCGTTGGAGGTCAAAACTCCACCGGAGTCGGAACATTGA
- a CDS encoding GYD domain-containing protein: MEVPKYLVQATYTDEGVKGLREKGGTARVEAVREAVAQLGGGVESFYFAFGEVDTYVVVDLPDNASAASLGLAVSGSGRARTKTVVLLSPAEVDDAASKEFDYRPPGG, from the coding sequence ATGGAAGTGCCCAAGTACCTGGTGCAAGCGACCTACACCGACGAGGGTGTCAAGGGACTGCGCGAAAAAGGCGGCACGGCCCGGGTGGAGGCCGTGCGGGAGGCGGTTGCCCAGCTCGGTGGCGGGGTGGAATCGTTTTACTTCGCCTTCGGCGAGGTCGACACGTATGTCGTCGTCGATCTGCCGGACAACGCTTCGGCAGCATCGCTTGGGCTGGCTGTCAGCGGATCCGGGCGGGCACGCACCAAGACCGTCGTCCTGCTGAGTCCCGCCGAGGTCGACGATGCGGCGTCGAAGGAGTTCGACTACCGGCCGCCGGGCGGATGA